In Caulobacter segnis ATCC 21756, the sequence GACCTTCGACAACGGCTTCACCGCGGTCTTCGACAGTTCCCGCGTCGCCGAGGCGCGCGAGCGGACCATGAAGGTCGTCTATCCGTCGGGCGAGGTCGAGATCGACTTCCTGACGCGCGCCTTCCGCAACACCACGCCGTACCCGCTGATCGAGAACTTCACCGAGACGCCGGCCGGCAAGGACCCGTTGGGCCTGTCGGTGGCCGGCTTCCTGGCCGCCGTGCGCGGCGAGGCGCCGAGGCCCGTGGTGACGGGCGCGGAAGCCGCTCGGGCGCTGGATCTCGCGTTGGCGGTCGAGCAGGCCGTCGGGGTCTAAGGCTCGCCGCCCGACGTTCAGTCGTCGAGGTCGAACGGCAGCTCGTTCTGGTCGCTGGGTGTTTCGCGCTTGGCCTTGGAGACGGGCTTGTAGGCCGGCTCTGGCTGGGGGAGCGACGCGGGCGGGTCGTCGTCCCAGGGCGGATCGTCGAACATGTCCGGCTCGACTGACCGCGACGGCGCGGCGGCCGGGCGCGCCACCTGATCGAAGGTCGAGTGGCGCGATGTCGGCGACGCGACGGGCGCGGAGGCCGGGGGCGGATCGAACGTCGTCTCGTCGTCCTCGTACGGGTCGTTCTCGTACGGATCGTCATCGACCGGCTGGGGCGGCGGCGCGACAGGTCTTGTCGGCGAGGCTTGCCGGGGCGGCGGAGGCGGCGGGGGCGGCGCCGCGACCGTCGCCGGCGCGGCTTTCTCGGGGCGGGGCGGCAGCGGACGACGGACGATCGCCTCGCAGCGGGCGAGCCAACGGTTGGCTTCCTGGACCAGCTCCGACGAAGAGCGGCTCTCGCGGCGCTGTTCATCGCCCGGCGCCCAGAGGTCCAGGGTGAAGTCCGGATGGCGCGGGTCGTCGAAAACCAGCCGCAGAGTGACGGTCTCGGCCTGGGGCGACATGTGGTCGATCGCGCGGCGGCCTTCGCCCCGGAAGACGCGCCCCATCACCTGGTTGTCGACCAGCAGCTCCGCGCCGGTCAGCTCTTCAAGCCGATAGACCAGGCACCAGCCGCCACGATCCCAGGCGACGGCCAACAGGTTGGTGGAAAAGGAGAAACCCGCGCCGCGGCCGCGCCCTCGCGCCACGATGACGCCTTCGGGCTCGCTCTTGAGCACGTTGCGCAGAGCCCGGCGAATCCGCCGATCCTCGTCGCCGTACCAGATGGCGAAGCTGCCCATAAACGTCACCGCCGTGCCGGCGATGGCCACGAACAGCAAAAGACGCGCGAGTTCGCTCATGGGCGGCAGACTAGCGGCGCTTGCGATTCCCGCCCAGAGGGGCAGGCCGTCGCATCAGACGCGGAAGTGACCGACGACCGGGACGTGGTCGGAGGGCTTTTCCTTGTCCCGCTCGTCGCGGTGAATCACCACGTTCTCCAGGCGATCGGCGGCCTGGGGCGACAGCAGCAGGTGGTCGATGCGGATGCCGAGATTCCGCTGCCAGGCGCCGGCCTGATAGTCCCAGAAGGTGTAGCCGCCCGGCGCGCCGTCGGTCTGCATGTAGGCGTCGGTCAGGCCCAGGTTCTTCAGGGCGCGGAAGGCGGCGCGGCTTTCGGGGCGGAACAGGGCGTCGCCCAGCCAGGCTTCGGGGTTGGCCACGTCCTGGGCTTCGGGAATGACATTGTAGTCGCCGGCGATGACGAGGTTCTCCTCGAAGGCCAGCAGGTTTTGAGCGTGAGCGTGCAGGCGACGCATCCAGGCAAGCTTGTAGTCGAACTTCTCGGTCCCGATCGGATTGCCGTTGGGCAGGTAGATGCCGACCACCCGAAAGGGCGTCTGCGCGCCGATCACCGCCTCGACATAGCGGGCCTGCTCGTCGACCTCGTCCTCGGACAGGAAAGGCAGGCCTTTGCGGACGTCCTCGACCGGGTGTTTCGAGAGCAGGGCGACGCCGTTATAGGTCTTCTGGCCGTGGACGACGACGTTGTAGCCCAGGCGCTCGAAGGCCTCGGCGGGGAACTTCTCGTCGACGCACTTGATCTCCTGCAGCACCGCGACGTCGGGCGCCTCGGCCTCGAACCAGCCGAGCACACGCTCCAGGCGGGCGTTGACCGAATTGACGTTCCAGGTGGCGATGCGCATCGAGGACTCCAGACTTGAGCCGGGAAGCTAGGGCCCAAGGCTGAGCGGCTCAAGGCGCCGCGTGGCGCTAGATCGAGAAGCTGACGCCGCAGCCGCAGCTGGACTTGGCGTTCGGGTTGCGGACCCGGAACTCCGCGCCGGCCAGCTCGTCGACGAAATCGATCTCCGAGCCCTTCAGCAGGGCCAGGGAGACGACATCCACCAGCGCCGCGGCGCCGTCGCGCTCGATCTTCAGATCGTCGTCCTCGACGGAGTCGACCAGGTCGAAGCGGTACTGGAAGCCCGAGCAGCCGCCGCCGTCCACCGCGACGCGCAGCATGAGCGTGCGTCCCTCGCTGGCGGCGATGGCCTTGATCCGGCGAGCGGCGTTTTCGGAAAGCGTTAAGTCTGTTTGGGTCATGGCTGTGGAAAAGTCACCTTCGCCCTATATGAGGGTGTCGCGGCCTCTTCGAAAGGGGCCAAATCGACCAACGCGATAAAGGCGGTTTATGTCTCAGGTCCCGTACTTCGTCCCGCGCGCGCCCTACGCCGAAGATCCGTTCAAGTCGAAGGGCCGTCGCTTCCAGGAAGACGAGAGCCGCACCCGGACCCCGTTCGCGCGCGATCGCGACCGCATCATCCATACCTCGGCCTTCCGTCGCCTGAAGGAAAAGACCCAGGTTTTCGTGGCGCACGAGGGTGACAACTTCCGCACCCGCCTGACCCATTCGCTGGAAGTCGCGCAGGTGGCGCGTTCGCTGGCGACGGCTTTGGGCCTGGACAGCGATCTGGCCGAGACCATCGCTCTGGGCCATGACCTGGGCCATCCGCCGTTCGGCCACGCCGGCGAGGACGAGCTCGAGATCCAGATGCGCGAGTACGGCGGCTTCGACCACAACGTCCAGACCTTCCGGGTCGTGACCGAGCTGGAGCACCGCTATCCGGACTTTCTCGGCCTGAACCTGACCTGGGAGACCCTGGAAGGGATCATCAAGCATAACGGCCCTGTCACCAATAAGCTGGGCAAGCCGTCCTGGAAGGCGATATCCAAGTACGACAACGAGTACGAGCTGGGCCTGGACAGCTGGGCCTCGGCCGAGGCCCAGGTCGCGGCCCTGGCCGACGACATCGCCTACAACAACCACGACGTCGACGACGGCGTGACCGCGGGCCTGTTCACGCTGGACGAACTGATGGACGTGCCGCTGATCGGCCCGATCCTATTCGCGGTGAAGAGCGAGCGGCCGGATCTCGACCCGCGCCTGACCCATCTGGAGGCCATCCGCCGCATGATCGGCGCCATGATCGACGACGTGATGGGCGAGACCCTGCAGCGCGCCGCGGCCACCGGCGTACAGTCGGCCGACGACGTGCGGGGATTGGACCACGCCCTGGTCGCCTTCTCGCCGGACATGGCCGAGGACCTGGCCCGCCTGCGCTCGTTCCTCTACGAGCGCATGTATCGCCACTGGCGCGTCAATCGCACGCGCAGCCAGGCCCGCCGTATTCTCGGCGAAATGTTCGCGCTATTCCTCAAGGAGCCGGAGGTCCTTCCGACCTACTGGTTCGCCAAGTCGCAGAACCGCGACGAAGCGGGCAGGGCGCGCGTGGTGTGCGACTACATCGCGGGCATGACCGACCGTTTCGCGATAGAAGAGCACCGCAAGCTGTTTCATCTCGACGTCTGGAACTAGGCTTCCGATCGCCGGGGCGAAGCGGCTAGGACGAGCTCGGCTCGACCCGCAACTGAGCGGCGCGAATGCTTCTGAGACGGCGCGGCCTTGGGGTAACCTAAGGCCGGCGCGGCCGATTCGAGGCTTTCGATCCGCGCCCCGAGTTTTTGGAGCTTAGCTTAAGATGTCCGATCCGCACCGCGGGGCCTACACGCCGCCCACCGACGCGCCTCTGTCGTTCGACGCGCGTCAGCCCGTGCGCGGCGCCCGCCCGCTGCCCATGACCCTGATCATCAGCGCGGTGGTGCTGGTCACGCTCGTTGTCGGCGTGGCGCTTGTCTATCGCGGCGGCATTCGCAATCCCAACGAACCGCCGCCCGCCGTGGGGTCGCAGGTCGCCGAGATGAAGGCGCCGCCGCCGGCCAACAGCCAGCCGCAGGATCCGGCCGCCGGGCTTCAGATCTATCAGAGCGATGAAGCGCAACCGTCGGCGACCTTCGCGGCCCCGCCCGAGACGCCGCAGCCGCGTCCCGCCGTTCCGCTGAACACCGCGCCGGTGCAGTCCGCCGCCTTGCCGCCGTCCAAGCCGGCCGCCGCGCCGACCATCGAGTCCTTGGCCACCGACGCGGTGGCGCCCAAGCCCGCGCCGAAGCCAGTCCAGGTCGCCGCCGCCACGCCGGCGCCCAAGCCCGTCGCCGCCGCGCCGACCGCCGCCGCGCCCAAGCCGGTCGCGACCGCCACCGGTCCCGCTTCCGTGCAGATCGGCGCGCTGTCCTCGCCGGCCCTGGCCGACAAGGCCTGGACGGACGCCGTGCGCCTGGCCCCGGGCCTCGCCGCCGGAAAGGGCAAGAAGGTCGAGACCGTCGACAAGAACGGAACCACCCTCTACCGCACCTCGGTCACCGGCTTCCCGAACCGTGAAGCCGCCAAGGCCTTCTGCGAGGCGATCGCCGCCTCGGGCAAGTCCTGCTTCGTCAAATGAGCCTGCTGATGGGCGCCTCTTCCGCCGCCATCCTCG encodes:
- the xth gene encoding exodeoxyribonuclease III, with translation MRIATWNVNSVNARLERVLGWFEAEAPDVAVLQEIKCVDEKFPAEAFERLGYNVVVHGQKTYNGVALLSKHPVEDVRKGLPFLSEDEVDEQARYVEAVIGAQTPFRVVGIYLPNGNPIGTEKFDYKLAWMRRLHAHAQNLLAFEENLVIAGDYNVIPEAQDVANPEAWLGDALFRPESRAAFRALKNLGLTDAYMQTDGAPGGYTFWDYQAGAWQRNLGIRIDHLLLSPQAADRLENVVIHRDERDKEKPSDHVPVVGHFRV
- the erpA gene encoding iron-sulfur cluster insertion protein ErpA, whose protein sequence is MTQTDLTLSENAARRIKAIAASEGRTLMLRVAVDGGGCSGFQYRFDLVDSVEDDDLKIERDGAAALVDVVSLALLKGSEIDFVDELAGAEFRVRNPNAKSSCGCGVSFSI
- a CDS encoding deoxyguanosinetriphosphate triphosphohydrolase, with protein sequence MSQVPYFVPRAPYAEDPFKSKGRRFQEDESRTRTPFARDRDRIIHTSAFRRLKEKTQVFVAHEGDNFRTRLTHSLEVAQVARSLATALGLDSDLAETIALGHDLGHPPFGHAGEDELEIQMREYGGFDHNVQTFRVVTELEHRYPDFLGLNLTWETLEGIIKHNGPVTNKLGKPSWKAISKYDNEYELGLDSWASAEAQVAALADDIAYNNHDVDDGVTAGLFTLDELMDVPLIGPILFAVKSERPDLDPRLTHLEAIRRMIGAMIDDVMGETLQRAAATGVQSADDVRGLDHALVAFSPDMAEDLARLRSFLYERMYRHWRVNRTRSQARRILGEMFALFLKEPEVLPTYWFAKSQNRDEAGRARVVCDYIAGMTDRFAIEEHRKLFHLDVWN
- the ftsN gene encoding cell division protein FtsN, whose translation is MSDPHRGAYTPPTDAPLSFDARQPVRGARPLPMTLIISAVVLVTLVVGVALVYRGGIRNPNEPPPAVGSQVAEMKAPPPANSQPQDPAAGLQIYQSDEAQPSATFAAPPETPQPRPAVPLNTAPVQSAALPPSKPAAAPTIESLATDAVAPKPAPKPVQVAAATPAPKPVAAAPTAAAPKPVATATGPASVQIGALSSPALADKAWTDAVRLAPGLAAGKGKKVETVDKNGTTLYRTSVTGFPNREAAKAFCEAIAASGKSCFVK